A genome region from Thermomonospora amylolytica includes the following:
- a CDS encoding pyridoxamine 5'-phosphate oxidase family protein, protein MGNKREQIKMTPDEIQEFLASQFKVQIATVDPDGAPHLVTMFYTLLDGRIAFTTYARSQKVVNLRRNPVMTCLVEDGLEYGELRGVKLKGKGRIIEDPAVRTKVGRVVGSRMAGLPVPELGAPIDPVIAEGIEKALAKRVVVVMEPDHVTSWDHRKF, encoded by the coding sequence GTGGGCAACAAGCGCGAGCAGATCAAGATGACCCCGGACGAGATCCAGGAGTTCCTGGCGAGCCAGTTCAAGGTGCAGATCGCCACCGTGGACCCGGACGGCGCCCCGCACCTGGTCACGATGTTCTACACCCTGCTGGACGGCAGGATCGCGTTCACCACCTACGCCCGTTCGCAGAAGGTGGTCAACCTGCGCCGCAACCCGGTGATGACCTGCCTGGTCGAGGACGGCCTGGAGTACGGCGAGCTGCGCGGCGTCAAGCTCAAGGGCAAGGGCCGCATCATCGAGGACCCCGCGGTCCGCACCAAGGTCGGCCGGGTCGTCGGCAGCCGGATGGCCGGTCTGCCGGTCCCCGAACTGGGCGCCCCCATCGATCCCGTCATCGCCGAGGGCATCGAGAAGGCCCTGGCCAAGCGGGTCGTGGTGGTGATGGAGCCCGACCACGTCACCAGCTGGGACCACCGCAAGTTCTGA